In one window of Kitasatospora sp. MMS16-BH015 DNA:
- a CDS encoding aminotransferase class I/II-fold pyridoxal phosphate-dependent enzyme, translating into MSQQDADPVLGPRRYRNAEAMLAAADPAWLAAEAHGLIGIKVDSQSNNRLTVRETGHEFANMVSCAYLGLNNHPSVAAGAVDALTESRSTWLVTSTTRIRHNLLVRLEEELGELFGSHILPGASCTSLTAGILPLIASGHLGGEGKPRVMVFDRFCHFCMAYVKPICADESLVLSCPHNDLNYLEDVCRKYPRVAYVADGAYSMGGAAALDGLLELQDRYGLFLYIDDSHSLSIMGERGEGFVRSRLRANPLTVVVASLGKGFGTGGGVAMLGDRAQFEFLHRHAGPVGWSQNMALPLVGASLASAAIHRSPELKDLQAKLNRNIELFDRLLPTAFAGNGLPVRRVDVGEAEAAVKLSAQLFERGFYSSAVFFPIVPKGEAGLRLMMRADMDESLITRFAAHVKELTAAL; encoded by the coding sequence ATGAGCCAGCAGGACGCCGACCCGGTACTCGGCCCGCGCCGCTACCGCAACGCCGAGGCGATGCTCGCCGCCGCCGACCCGGCCTGGCTGGCCGCCGAGGCACACGGGCTGATCGGCATCAAGGTCGACTCCCAGTCCAACAACCGGCTCACCGTCCGGGAGACCGGCCACGAGTTCGCCAACATGGTCTCCTGCGCCTACCTCGGCCTGAACAACCACCCCTCGGTGGCGGCCGGCGCGGTGGACGCCCTCACCGAATCCCGCTCCACCTGGCTGGTCACCTCCACCACCCGGATCCGGCACAACCTGCTGGTGCGGCTGGAGGAGGAGCTGGGCGAGCTGTTCGGCTCGCACATCCTGCCCGGCGCCTCCTGCACCTCGCTCACCGCCGGCATCCTGCCGCTGATCGCCTCCGGCCACCTGGGCGGCGAGGGGAAGCCCAGGGTGATGGTCTTCGACCGGTTCTGCCACTTCTGCATGGCGTACGTGAAGCCGATCTGCGCCGACGAGTCGCTGGTGCTCAGCTGCCCGCACAACGACCTGAACTACCTGGAGGACGTCTGCCGCAAGTACCCGCGGGTCGCGTACGTGGCCGACGGCGCGTACTCGATGGGCGGCGCGGCGGCGCTCGACGGGCTGCTCGAACTCCAGGACAGGTACGGCCTGTTCCTCTACATCGACGACTCCCACTCGCTCTCCATCATGGGCGAGCGCGGCGAGGGCTTCGTCCGCTCCCGGCTGCGGGCCAACCCGCTGACCGTGGTGGTGGCCAGCCTCGGCAAGGGCTTCGGCACCGGCGGCGGGGTGGCGATGCTGGGGGACCGGGCCCAGTTCGAGTTCCTGCACCGGCACGCCGGGCCGGTGGGCTGGTCGCAGAACATGGCGCTGCCGCTGGTCGGCGCCTCACTGGCCAGCGCCGCGATCCACCGCTCGCCGGAACTGAAGGACCTCCAGGCGAAGTTGAACCGCAACATCGAGCTCTTCGACCGGCTGCTGCCGACCGCCTTCGCCGGCAACGGCCTGCCGGTGCGCCGGGTGGACGTGGGCGAGGCCGAGGCGGCGGTCAAGCTCTCCGCCCAGCTCTTCGAGCGCGGCTTCTACAGTTCGGCGGTGTTCTTCCCGATCGTGCCCAAGGGCGAGGCCGGCCTGCGGCTGATGATGCGGGCCGACATGGACGAATCGCTGATCACCCGGTTCGCCGCCCACGTCAAGGAACTCACCGCCGCACTCTGA
- a CDS encoding scyllo-inosamine-4-phosphate amidinotransferase has product MSASARPVHSWDEFSTLREVVVGSALGARLPAQTDPSAWLSCYPSTPAGELAAIPVGPYEARVVEETEEDLAVLAETLTELGVTVRRPEPIDHAAEFATPLWRAEGGFHSYCPRDLSLVVGETVIEVASPMRARYFEVFGLRPLFQEYLAGGARWLCAPRPRLADELFEYDAEGLPLLGESEPVFDAANVLRLGRDVFYQVSRSGNELGLRWLESTLGLLGDLRLHPLRGIYGYTHIDSTIALLRPGLVLLNPERISPDRVPAALRGWDVLWCPPAEVPVGPADAPVHALSESWISMNLLMVSPELAIVESGQPALVKMLEHAGITVMPHRLRHSRVLGGGFHCVTLDIRRDGGLEDYLG; this is encoded by the coding sequence ATGTCCGCTTCGGCCCGTCCGGTGCACAGTTGGGACGAATTCAGCACGCTGCGCGAGGTGGTGGTCGGCTCGGCGCTCGGCGCCCGACTGCCCGCGCAGACCGACCCGTCGGCCTGGCTCTCCTGCTACCCGTCCACCCCCGCCGGGGAGTTGGCGGCGATCCCGGTGGGGCCCTACGAGGCGAGGGTGGTGGAGGAGACGGAGGAGGACCTGGCGGTCCTGGCCGAGACCCTCACCGAGCTCGGGGTGACCGTCCGGCGGCCCGAACCGATCGACCACGCGGCCGAGTTCGCCACCCCGCTCTGGCGGGCCGAGGGCGGGTTCCACTCCTACTGCCCGCGCGACCTGAGCCTGGTGGTCGGCGAGACGGTGATCGAGGTGGCCAGCCCGATGCGGGCCCGGTACTTCGAGGTGTTCGGCCTGCGCCCGCTGTTCCAGGAGTACCTGGCCGGGGGTGCCCGCTGGCTCTGCGCCCCGCGCCCCCGGCTGGCCGACGAGCTCTTCGAGTACGACGCCGAGGGCCTGCCGCTGCTCGGCGAGAGCGAGCCCGTCTTCGACGCGGCGAACGTGCTGCGGCTCGGCCGGGACGTGTTCTACCAGGTCTCCCGCAGCGGCAACGAGCTCGGTCTGCGCTGGTTGGAGTCCACCCTCGGTCTGCTCGGCGACCTGCGGCTGCATCCGCTGCGCGGCATCTACGGCTACACCCACATCGACAGCACCATCGCGCTGCTGCGGCCCGGCCTGGTGCTGCTCAACCCGGAGCGGATCAGCCCCGACCGGGTGCCGGCCGCGCTGCGCGGCTGGGACGTGCTCTGGTGCCCGCCCGCCGAGGTGCCGGTCGGCCCGGCGGACGCCCCCGTGCACGCCCTCAGCGAGTCCTGGATCTCGATGAACCTGCTCATGGTCAGCCCCGAGCTGGCCATCGTGGAATCCGGCCAGCCCGCCTTGGTCAAGATGCTGGAGCACGCCGGGATCACCGTAATGCCGCACCGGCTGCGCCACTCCCGGGTGCTCGGCGGCGGCTTCCACTGCGTCACCCTGGACATCCGCCGGGACGGCGGCCTGGAGGACTACCTGGGCTGA
- a CDS encoding CoA ester lyase: MKYTRYCRSLLSTPATAVERYAKSHQSGADIAMVDLEDSVPPTRKEEARRLAEEFFALPSAKLARSAVRINSLAGPEGLRDLLAVGRYRVKPDLVLIPMAESARDVQIAAGALGADCPDTEFLAVLETPVGIERAPEVAAAGGRLRGVVFGSADYAFAVGAGLSWEALAYARARVVCAARAAGVEAMDSPLFEVADLAALRHEAGLARELGFSGKIAIHPSQLPLINQTFTPDEALLDRARRVVAAGRETGCAVTVVDGVMVGMPFFEASRRLVDEYGPGPEPTAAP; the protein is encoded by the coding sequence ATGAAGTACACGCGGTACTGCCGTTCCCTGCTGTCCACACCCGCCACGGCGGTGGAGCGGTACGCCAAGAGCCACCAGTCCGGGGCCGACATCGCCATGGTCGACCTGGAGGATTCCGTCCCGCCCACCCGCAAGGAGGAGGCCCGCCGGCTGGCCGAGGAGTTCTTCGCCCTGCCCTCCGCCAAGCTCGCCCGCAGCGCCGTGCGGATCAATTCGCTGGCGGGGCCGGAGGGGTTGCGCGATCTGCTGGCCGTCGGCCGGTACCGGGTCAAACCCGACCTGGTGCTGATCCCGATGGCCGAATCGGCCAGGGACGTGCAGATCGCCGCCGGGGCGCTGGGCGCCGACTGCCCGGACACCGAGTTCCTGGCCGTCCTGGAGACGCCGGTCGGCATCGAGCGCGCGCCCGAAGTGGCAGCGGCCGGTGGGCGGTTGCGCGGGGTGGTCTTCGGCTCGGCCGACTACGCCTTCGCCGTCGGGGCCGGGCTCTCCTGGGAGGCGCTGGCCTACGCCCGGGCCCGGGTGGTCTGCGCGGCCCGGGCGGCCGGGGTGGAGGCGATGGACTCCCCGCTCTTCGAGGTGGCCGACCTGGCCGCGCTGCGGCACGAGGCCGGGCTGGCCCGGGAGCTGGGCTTCAGCGGCAAGATCGCCATCCACCCGAGCCAACTCCCGCTGATCAACCAGACCTTCACCCCCGACGAGGCCCTGCTGGACCGGGCCCGCCGGGTGGTCGCGGCCGGCCGGGAGACCGGCTGCGCCGTCACCGTGGTCGACGGCGTGATGGTCGGTATGCCCTTCTTCGAGGCCAGCCGCCGCCTGGTCGACGAGTACGGCCCCGGGCCCGAGCCCACCGCAGCCCCCTGA
- a CDS encoding ATP-binding protein, with protein MPRRETPLAPGDAPLLRFAADLRALRERAGTPPYRQLAVRAHCSAASLSVAAGGRRLPSLAVTLAYVQACGGDVAEWQERWQLLAAELAAERASRAQDFGRAPYPGPAAFELADAARFFGREALTDRLAALVAARRLVVVTGSSGAGKSSLVRAGLLARLAADPAPRAYALLTPGDRPMEACAPVLDRLARRARELGDAEPVLVVDQAEELVTRCRDAGERRRFLDAIAAVTGWADPEAGDGAVDGLRCRVVLVVRADQERLIAVHQALAVASRGARVTVGRPAPEELRRAIAEPALRAGCTVEGALHAVLIAAGAQQPGALPLLSAALLETWRRRSGNALTLAGFQATGGFEGALARTAESLFGEFSAEDRARARAVFLRLSWTPEGPDPVTAPPGRIGSPRPDHGRPVPIAEGVAVRPQAAVGRVEFEEAGVPELLERLTRARLVVLDRDTVELAHHGLPTAWPRLRAWLADGRPEQGEDRRLTEAARRWLAAGRDPELLYRGARLELVRRRVRAEELSPGSVERAFLMAAVRAAEADRRRARRQSLAVATLAAAGGALLTLAGGHTVRRALRG; from the coding sequence GTGCCTCGTCGGGAGACTCCACTCGCCCCGGGCGACGCACCGCTGCTGCGGTTCGCCGCCGACCTGCGGGCGCTCCGCGAACGGGCGGGCACCCCGCCCTACCGGCAGCTGGCCGTCCGGGCCCACTGCTCCGCCGCCAGCCTCTCGGTGGCGGCCGGCGGTCGACGGCTGCCCAGCCTGGCCGTCACCCTGGCCTACGTGCAGGCCTGCGGCGGTGACGTGGCCGAGTGGCAGGAGCGCTGGCAGCTGCTCGCCGCCGAGCTCGCGGCCGAACGCGCCAGCCGGGCCCAGGACTTCGGCCGTGCGCCCTACCCCGGCCCGGCCGCCTTCGAACTCGCCGACGCCGCCCGCTTCTTCGGCCGGGAGGCGCTGACCGACCGGCTCGCGGCCCTGGTCGCCGCCCGCCGCCTGGTGGTGGTCACCGGCTCCTCGGGCGCCGGCAAGTCCTCGCTGGTGCGGGCCGGTCTGCTGGCCCGCCTCGCGGCGGACCCGGCACCCCGGGCGTACGCGCTGCTCACGCCAGGGGACCGCCCGATGGAGGCGTGCGCCCCGGTGCTCGACCGGCTCGCGCGGCGGGCCCGCGAACTCGGCGACGCCGAGCCGGTGCTGGTGGTCGACCAGGCCGAGGAGCTGGTGACCCGCTGCCGCGACGCGGGGGAGCGGCGGCGCTTCCTGGACGCCATCGCGGCGGTCACCGGCTGGGCGGATCCCGAAGCGGGCGACGGGGCGGTGGACGGGCTGCGCTGTCGGGTGGTGCTGGTGGTGCGGGCGGACCAGGAGCGGCTGATCGCCGTGCACCAGGCGTTGGCCGTGGCGAGCCGGGGGGCCAGGGTGACGGTCGGCCGTCCGGCGCCCGAGGAGCTGCGGCGGGCGATCGCCGAGCCGGCCCTGCGGGCGGGCTGCACCGTGGAGGGGGCGCTGCACGCCGTGCTGATCGCCGCCGGCGCCCAGCAGCCGGGCGCCCTCCCGCTGCTCTCGGCGGCCCTCCTGGAGACCTGGCGCCGGCGCAGCGGCAACGCGCTGACCCTGGCCGGCTTCCAGGCCACCGGCGGCTTCGAGGGCGCCCTCGCCCGTACCGCCGAATCCCTCTTCGGCGAGTTCTCCGCCGAGGACCGGGCCCGGGCCCGGGCAGTCTTCCTCCGGTTGAGCTGGACCCCCGAGGGCCCGGACCCGGTGACGGCGCCCCCGGGGCGAATCGGGAGCCCCCGTCCGGACCACGGGCGCCCGGTGCCCATCGCCGAGGGGGTGGCGGTGCGGCCGCAGGCGGCGGTCGGGCGGGTGGAGTTCGAGGAGGCCGGGGTGCCGGAGCTGCTGGAACGGCTGACCAGGGCCCGGTTGGTGGTGCTGGACCGGGACACCGTGGAGCTGGCGCATCACGGGCTGCCCACGGCCTGGCCCCGGTTACGGGCCTGGCTGGCCGACGGGCGGCCCGAGCAGGGGGAGGACCGGCGGCTCACCGAGGCCGCCCGGCGCTGGCTGGCGGCCGGCCGGGATCCGGAACTGCTCTACCGGGGAGCCCGGTTGGAGCTGGTCCGGCGGCGGGTGCGGGCCGAGGAGCTGAGCCCGGGCAGCGTGGAGCGGGCCTTCCTGATGGCCGCCGTCCGGGCGGCCGAGGCCGACCGCCGCCGGGCCCGCCGCCAGAGCCTCGCGGTGGCCACCCTGGCGGCCGCCGGTGGCGCCCTGCTGACCCTGGCGGGCGGCCACACCGTCCGCCGGGCGCTGCGCGGTTGA
- a CDS encoding MaoC family dehydratase, with protein MEPLSGYRKLGEQHYREVVGRYYEEFTVGDLVEHRPGRTVTELDNVLMSMLSMNDAPLHIDAAYSAHTPWGRPIVSSLVTLSIVGGMTARSTSGRTIANLGWESIRLTHPVFTGDTLYARSETLAKRLAKSRPGQGIVTSRTTGTNQEGATVLVFERSFLVPLRGHGLDELADY; from the coding sequence ATGGAGCCGCTCTCCGGCTACCGCAAGCTCGGCGAGCAGCACTACCGCGAGGTGGTGGGCCGCTACTACGAGGAGTTCACCGTCGGTGACCTGGTCGAGCACCGGCCGGGCCGCACCGTCACCGAGCTCGACAACGTGCTGATGAGCATGCTGAGCATGAACGACGCCCCGCTGCACATCGACGCCGCGTACAGCGCGCACACCCCGTGGGGGCGGCCGATCGTCTCCAGCCTGGTGACGCTGAGCATCGTCGGGGGCATGACCGCCCGCTCCACCAGCGGGCGGACCATCGCCAACCTCGGCTGGGAGTCGATCCGCCTCACCCACCCCGTCTTCACCGGGGACACCCTCTACGCCCGCAGCGAGACCCTGGCCAAGCGGCTCGCCAAGAGCCGCCCCGGCCAGGGCATCGTCACCTCCCGCACCACCGGCACCAACCAGGAGGGCGCGACCGTGCTGGTCTTCGAACGCAGCTTCCTGGTGCCGCTGCGCGGCCACGGCCTGGACGAACTCGCCGACTACTGA